A genomic stretch from bacterium includes:
- a CDS encoding septation protein SpoVG family protein: protein MVYKFLRRWKGLSVAGLVVFLLSSVVVGAEKRKEALETISVTRVKVEPIEDEEGVVGVAKVMLNECIVVREIKVMKVDDKTMLKFPEYISKKGIVYPQIKFLTKEARNTVVKAIETGEPSENKVELVSFKVTDWFRLRRAGQRKVNVEVTFNNAVAVSCGIMEGKRGPWIAWPARPPEKGRHSWIKQIYIYDKGVKKAVEKLLLTKYEAMLQEEGEQW from the coding sequence ATGGTTTATAAATTTTTAAGAAGATGGAAGGGTCTGTCTGTTGCAGGGCTGGTAGTGTTTCTTCTCTCTTCGGTAGTGGTGGGAGCAGAAAAGAGGAAAGAAGCCCTGGAGACCATCAGTGTTACAAGAGTTAAAGTGGAGCCAATTGAGGATGAAGAAGGAGTAGTAGGAGTTGCTAAGGTGATGCTCAATGAATGTATCGTGGTGCGAGAAATAAAAGTAATGAAAGTTGACGATAAAACAATGTTGAAATTTCCTGAATACATAAGCAAGAAGGGGATTGTCTATCCTCAAATAAAGTTCTTAACAAAAGAAGCGAGAAATACTGTAGTAAAAGCAATTGAGACGGGAGAGCCCTCTGAAAATAAGGTTGAACTGGTCTCTTTCAAAGTTACGGATTGGTTCAGGTTAAGGAGAGCTGGGCAGAGGAAAGTTAATGTGGAAGTTACCTTCAATAATGCAGTCGCTGTCTCCTGTGGAATAATGGAAGGTAAGAGGGGCCCTTGGATTGCCTGGCCAGCGAGGCCACCTGAAAAGGGCAGGCATAGCTGGATAAAACAAATTTATATTTACGATAAGGGAGTTAAAAAGGCTGTAGAGAAATTATTATTGACCAAATACGAAGCAATGTTACAAGAAGAAGGTGAACAGTGGTAG
- a CDS encoding lamin tail domain-containing protein has product MRKLVILKSIGVLFLSIGLSRGASPGDVVINEIAWMGTTCSSYDEWIELYNNSSLSIDLTGWSLKAADGTPDISLVVIIPAKGYFLLERTDDQTIKDLEADQIYTGVLENTSEDFQLRDASGNLIDSVPCETNGDWFAGEKDGAYTMERIDSGSPGTTKNNWHTNDGITRNGTDAEGNPINGTPKAENSKGFGTQPEEEPTTKTVEVTSSPFFPYNDISSRPTEGKIKYNVPDGSRITLRIFDVRGRLVRVLIDQEVDSDGEGSVTWDGTDDSGDTIVPIGIYICHIEALNENTGKVTKKTDTIVVGRKLR; this is encoded by the coding sequence ATGAGAAAACTTGTTATTTTAAAATCGATTGGGGTTCTTTTTTTATCTATTGGTCTTTCTCGTGGAGCGTCGCCAGGAGATGTTGTAATTAATGAAATTGCTTGGATGGGCACTACTTGCTCATCTTATGATGAATGGATAGAATTATATAACAACTCCAGCCTTTCTATTGACTTAACTGGTTGGAGTCTAAAAGCAGCCGATGGAACACCCGATATTTCTCTGGTTGTAATTATTCCGGCCAAAGGTTACTTTCTCTTGGAAAGAACAGATGATCAAACAATAAAAGATTTGGAGGCTGACCAAATCTATACAGGTGTTTTAGAAAACACAAGTGAAGACTTCCAACTCAGGGATGCTTCGGGTAATTTAATTGATTCAGTACCTTGTGAAACAAACGGAGATTGGTTCGCAGGAGAAAAGGACGGTGCTTATACAATGGAAAGGATAGATTCCGGTTCTCCTGGGACTACAAAGAATAACTGGCATACTAATGATGGAATTACGAGAAACGGTACTGATGCTGAGGGCAATCCGATTAATGGCACTCCTAAGGCTGAAAACAGCAAAGGGTTTGGGACTCAGCCGGAAGAAGAACCTACCACAAAGACAGTTGAAGTCACTAGTTCTCCCTTTTTCCCTTATAACGATATAAGTAGTAGGCCAACTGAGGGGAAAATAAAATATAATGTACCCGATGGTTCAAGAATTACGTTGAGAATTTTTGACGTTAGAGGGAGGTTGGTTAGGGTGCTGATCGACCAAGAGGTGGATTCTGACGGGGAAGGCTCTGTAACCTGGGATGGCACGGATGATTCTGGAGACACAATCGTGCCAATTGGAATTTATATCTGTCACATTGAGGCACTGAACGAAAACACAGGAAAGGTAACTAAAAAAACAGACACAATAGTGGTAGGAAGAAAACTTAGATAG